The Candidatus Omnitrophota bacterium genome contains a region encoding:
- a CDS encoding amino acid permease encodes MKSELKKNLGLLDIFCLASGVMISSGIFILPGLAYNQSGPLVFASYFFAGILALVGTLSVIELATAMPKAGGDYFFITRSLGPLIGTVSAFLSWTALCLKSAFAVFGIAEILYLTFGFPVIVSSFFICCFFIGLNIFGAKEAAKLEVMLVLGLFAIMFFLIIGGAGRLSASHFTPLLPYGFNKVLVTSGFVFISFGGLLNIASISGEVKDPSKNIPRGMLLSILSVTVVYTAILIIAVGILSGDKLSGSLTPIADVGRILFGDIGYFIVSVGALLAFITTANAGIMSASRYPLALSKDKLLPGFIGKLTKRKKSPVVAISLTGLFIFICLMLDLTTLVKLGSVVILMLYILTNIAVIILREGKVQNYRPAFKVPFYPWIHIAGITLFIFLIIDMGLVAMEISVSMAVLAMTIYLLYGRKRHKIEYALLHLIERVINKSLTTNALEEELKQVIIHRDELTIDRFHALVDDSIVLDIKKGTSLDDFIADISQRVSGEIGLSREEVVELFNQRESQGSTAITPFVAMPHIIIPGQKKFKLVVARCSEGIKFTSERDSIKAVFVLFGTKDERTFHLIVLSAIAQIVHNQKFEKLWLGSKDEHQLKDILLLSERKRFRA; translated from the coding sequence ATGAAAAGTGAACTAAAAAAGAATTTGGGACTTTTAGATATATTTTGTCTCGCATCTGGAGTGATGATAAGTTCCGGGATATTTATATTGCCGGGCTTAGCATACAATCAATCAGGTCCGCTAGTGTTCGCATCCTATTTCTTTGCTGGAATTCTGGCTCTTGTAGGGACTTTAAGTGTTATTGAACTTGCGACTGCCATGCCTAAAGCCGGTGGAGACTACTTTTTTATTACGAGAAGCCTTGGACCACTTATTGGAACGGTATCTGCTTTTCTTAGCTGGACTGCACTTTGCCTAAAATCCGCATTTGCAGTATTCGGCATAGCAGAAATTTTATATCTTACTTTTGGATTTCCTGTTATCGTGTCATCTTTTTTTATATGTTGTTTCTTTATCGGGCTTAATATTTTTGGAGCAAAAGAAGCGGCAAAGCTAGAGGTGATGCTCGTGCTGGGACTTTTTGCCATAATGTTTTTCCTTATTATTGGAGGGGCCGGGAGATTGTCTGCCAGCCACTTTACACCTTTGCTCCCATATGGTTTTAATAAGGTATTGGTAACCTCTGGGTTTGTTTTTATTTCTTTCGGTGGGCTTTTGAATATTGCGAGTATCTCAGGTGAGGTAAAAGACCCTTCAAAAAATATTCCAAGAGGGATGCTGTTATCGATTCTATCTGTTACTGTTGTTTATACCGCTATATTAATAATAGCGGTTGGTATATTGTCGGGTGATAAGCTTTCGGGGTCACTTACTCCGATCGCCGATGTTGGAAGAATTTTGTTCGGGGATATCGGATATTTTATAGTTTCTGTTGGGGCGCTTTTGGCATTTATCACTACGGCTAATGCTGGAATAATGTCTGCATCAAGATATCCGCTAGCCTTAAGTAAAGACAAGCTTCTTCCTGGATTCATTGGTAAACTTACAAAACGTAAAAAATCACCAGTAGTCGCTATTTCTTTAACTGGTTTGTTTATTTTTATATGTTTAATGTTGGATTTGACAACGCTTGTAAAGCTGGGTTCTGTGGTGATCTTAATGCTATATATTTTGACCAATATAGCGGTCATTATACTCAGAGAGGGAAAGGTTCAAAACTATAGACCGGCGTTTAAGGTTCCGTTTTATCCGTGGATTCATATAGCAGGGATCACTCTTTTTATTTTTCTTATAATCGATATGGGTTTAGTTGCTATGGAAATAAGTGTTTCAATGGCAGTGCTGGCGATGACGATATATTTATTATATGGACGAAAAAGGCATAAAATTGAATATGCCTTGCTTCATTTGATAGAAAGAGTGATTAATAAAAGCCTAACAACCAATGCTTTGGAAGAAGAATTAAAACAAGTAATTATTCATAGAGACGAGCTAACGATAGACCGGTTTCATGCGCTTGTTGATGATTCGATTGTTTTAGATATTAAAAAAGGGACAAGTCTTGACGATTTCATTGCTGATATATCTCAGAGAGTTTCTGGTGAAATAGGGTTGTCGAGGGAAGAGGTTGTTGAACTTTTTAACCAAAGGGAGTCGCAGGGGTCAACCGCCATCACACCATTTGTTGCGATGCCTCATATAATAATTCCGGGTCAAAAAAAGTTCAAATTGGTTGTTGCTAGGTGTTCAGAAGGAATTAAGTTTACTAGCGAGAGAGATAGCATCAAGGCGGTTTTTGTGTTGTTCGGGACTAAGGATGAGCGGACCTTTCACTTGATAGTGCTATCGGCTATAGCTCAAATTGTACATAATCAAAAATTCGAAAAATTATGGCTTGGTTCCAAGGATGAACATCAATTAAAAGATATTCTTTTGTTGAGCGAACGCAAAAGATTCAGAGCTTAA
- a CDS encoding mechanosensitive ion channel: MDLLIFRKLIFSIIAILSIILIFHFLKRQAREIAQKKNIKKTRYFVIKRLIFFVSLIFLLIILIFIWGINIKDLWVSIAGILAMVAVAFFAVWSLVGNILAGVIIYFTTPFKINDTIEIMPDGIKGKVLAINTFYSLIIDEEENYINIPNSLFFQKYIRNIRKK, translated from the coding sequence ATGGATTTATTGATATTTAGAAAACTAATTTTTTCCATTATAGCCATTTTATCGATTATTTTAATTTTTCATTTTTTGAAAAGGCAGGCAAGGGAGATTGCTCAAAAAAAGAATATTAAAAAAACAAGGTATTTTGTTATTAAAAGATTGATTTTTTTTGTCAGTTTGATTTTTTTATTGATTATTTTAATTTTTATTTGGGGTATAAATATTAAAGATTTATGGGTTTCTATTGCAGGCATTTTAGCTATGGTTGCAGTGGCTTTTTTTGCTGTTTGGAGTCTTGTTGGTAATATTTTAGCAGGGGTTATCATTTATTTTACAACTCCATTTAAAATAAATGATACGATTGAAATAATGCCTGATGGGATAAAAGGAAAGGTTCTCGCGATCAATACTTTTTATTCTTTAATTATAGATGAAGAAGAAAATTATATTAATATTCCAAATTCCTTATTCTTTCAGAAGTATATCCGCAATATTAGAAAAAAATAA
- a CDS encoding lipopolysaccharide assembly protein LapA domain-containing protein, with amino-acid sequence MKFKNILLLIFGIILLVVLLQNTQVVSMRFLFWQISMSRIILLPLVMFFGFVIGFFVGRKSRDWQ; translated from the coding sequence GTGAAATTTAAAAATATTTTGTTATTAATTTTTGGAATAATCTTACTTGTTGTTTTATTGCAAAATACCCAAGTTGTTTCTATGCGATTTTTGTTTTGGCAAATAAGTATGTCAAGGATCATCCTTTTACCACTTGTTATGTTTTTTGGTTTTGTTATTGGTTTTTTTGTTGGAAGAAAATCACGGGATTGGCAATAA
- a CDS encoding DUF21 domain-containing protein has protein sequence MIIFKSIGILICILHSAMFSGLNLGLFGLSRLRLEVQAKTNNVDAARILNLRKDAHWLLATILWGNVGVNVLLTLLIDSFFPVFYAFIFSTFWITFFGEIIPQAYFARHALKSSRFLVPIIRFYQFLLFPIAKPSGLFMDVLLGKEETIFFKEDEVKVFLHRHAQSGSTDVGFLESLGASNFLSLDDIDVEKEGEIINSNSILQLPLSPKGLPRFPPYEQSFDDPFLKKINASREKWVIITNEENDPVFVLNADQFLRDAIYSKQVRSIYTYCHRPIVVTESGTKLEEVILKFKVSSKHKDDDVVDNDIVLYWNNEKRIITGADILGRLLRGIVQRIAN, from the coding sequence ATGATCATATTTAAATCAATTGGAATTTTGATTTGTATTTTGCATTCGGCGATGTTTTCTGGCCTTAATCTAGGATTATTTGGTCTAAGTCGACTAAGGCTTGAGGTGCAGGCTAAGACAAACAATGTTGATGCGGCAAGAATCCTGAATTTAAGAAAAGATGCTCATTGGTTATTAGCCACGATATTATGGGGAAATGTCGGAGTGAATGTTTTGTTAACACTTTTGATAGATTCTTTCTTTCCTGTTTTTTATGCATTTATTTTTTCGACTTTTTGGATTACTTTCTTTGGCGAAATTATTCCTCAGGCATATTTTGCTCGTCACGCATTGAAATCAAGCAGGTTCCTTGTTCCGATTATTAGATTTTATCAGTTTCTTTTGTTTCCTATTGCTAAACCATCGGGTCTATTTATGGATGTTTTATTAGGAAAAGAAGAAACGATTTTCTTTAAAGAAGATGAAGTTAAGGTTTTTCTTCATCGGCATGCTCAATCGGGAAGCACGGATGTTGGATTTTTGGAAAGTTTAGGAGCCTCTAATTTTTTATCTCTTGATGATATTGATGTTGAAAAAGAGGGAGAAATTATTAATTCGAATAGTATTTTGCAATTGCCTCTTTCCCCAAAGGGGTTGCCACGCTTTCCTCCTTACGAGCAGAGTTTTGATGATCCTTTCTTGAAAAAGATTAATGCTTCGAGGGAAAAATGGGTTATCATAACGAACGAAGAGAATGATCCGGTTTTTGTTCTCAACGCAGACCAATTCTTGCGTGATGCGATATATTCCAAACAAGTTAGAAGCATTTATACTTATTGCCACAGGCCTATTGTGGTTACCGAATCGGGGACAAAATTAGAGGAAGTTATTCTTAAATTTAAGGTATCTTCGAAACATAAAGATGATGATGTTGTGGATAACGACATTGTTTTGTATTGGAATAATGAGAAGCGGATTATTACTGGAGCAGATATTTTAGGGAGGCTTTTGAGGGGCATTGTTCAACGAATCGCTAATTAG
- a CDS encoding DUF21 domain-containing protein yields the protein MKVFTWIGVVISLIHCGLFSGLNLGFFGSSRLRLEVLAEMNDPDAKRVLSLRKDLHFLLATLLWGNVGSVVLLTLFTDSVMNGIGAFFFATIAVTFFGEIIPQAYLAKHALKASGILVPIIHFYQTLLYPFAKPTALFLDKWLGKEETSYFDENEISVLLRHHVQSGNTDVSHFEGMGASNFLALDDILAKDEGEILDPKSIIALSLNIEGVPIFPKYKRNANDKFLQKVHASGEKWIVFTNKNGDPLYVLNADQFLRDALDQECAKSIYTYCHRPIVIKESKMKLGEVLLRLKVRAKSPEDDVIDNDIILYWRQEEKRIITGADFLGRLLRGIVPRK from the coding sequence ATGAAAGTATTTACCTGGATAGGCGTTGTTATTAGTTTAATTCACTGTGGTTTGTTTTCTGGATTAAACTTGGGTTTTTTTGGGTCTAGCCGTTTACGGCTGGAAGTGTTGGCAGAGATGAATGATCCTGATGCGAAGAGGGTTCTTTCGTTAAGGAAAGATCTACATTTTCTGTTGGCAACTTTGCTGTGGGGAAATGTGGGCAGCGTTGTTCTTTTGACGTTATTTACTGATTCAGTCATGAACGGAATAGGGGCGTTTTTCTTTGCAACAATTGCTGTTACGTTTTTCGGGGAGATTATTCCACAAGCATATTTGGCTAAGCATGCGTTGAAGGCAAGCGGTATTCTTGTTCCCATTATTCATTTTTATCAAACTCTTTTGTATCCTTTTGCTAAGCCAACGGCTCTTTTTTTGGATAAATGGCTTGGCAAAGAAGAAACAAGCTATTTTGATGAGAATGAAATATCTGTTTTATTGCGTCATCATGTTCAGTCGGGCAATACAGATGTTAGTCATTTCGAGGGGATGGGGGCTTCCAATTTTCTAGCTCTTGATGACATTCTCGCCAAAGATGAAGGAGAAATCTTAGATCCGAAAAGCATTATTGCTTTATCTTTGAACATAGAGGGAGTTCCAATTTTTCCAAAATATAAAAGAAATGCTAATGATAAATTTCTTCAAAAAGTTCATGCTTCAGGAGAAAAGTGGATAGTTTTTACGAATAAAAATGGAGACCCTTTGTATGTTCTGAATGCGGATCAATTTTTAAGGGATGCGCTGGATCAAGAATGTGCCAAAAGCATATATACATATTGTCATCGACCGATTGTTATTAAAGAAAGCAAGATGAAATTGGGTGAAGTTTTATTGAGACTTAAAGTTAGAGCAAAAAGCCCTGAAGATGATGTTATTGATAATGATATTATTCTTTATTGGCGTCAGGAAGAAAAAAGAATTATAACAGGGGCGGATTTTTTGGGGAGGCTTTTGAGAGGGATAGTTCCTCGGAAGTAA
- a CDS encoding DUF3416 domain-containing protein produces MNHASRIMIEKVFPEIDAGAFPVKRVIGENVVAEANIFVKGYDEIAAVLLYRTAKEDKWNEIPMKSLANDRWIGSFSIKKQEDYFYSIRGFIDEFDTWRKSLQKRIDAQQDISIDLKS; encoded by the coding sequence ATGAATCATGCTTCGCGTATTATGATTGAAAAAGTTTTTCCTGAGATCGATGCAGGAGCTTTTCCTGTTAAAAGGGTTATTGGAGAAAATGTTGTTGCGGAGGCCAATATTTTTGTTAAGGGTTATGATGAGATTGCTGCTGTGCTCCTTTATCGGACAGCGAAAGAAGACAAGTGGAACGAAATTCCTATGAAATCTTTAGCCAATGACCGGTGGATTGGGTCTTTTTCTATAAAAAAACAAGAAGATTATTTTTATAGTATTCGCGGCTTTATTGATGAGTTTGATACATGGCGTAAGAGTCTTCAGAAAAGAATTGACGCTCAGCAGGATATCTCTATCGATTTAAAAAGTTGA
- a CDS encoding TetR/AcrR family transcriptional regulator: MKRKASSQRKIEIISSAAEILILKGLQDLTIKNLAQRNKISESAIYRHFKDKQSILIGLIDQFENDLLFVIDQPIKNHQNPIEQLKEIMRAHIVFAQKKKSLLFAVTSTAIHLKDDFLRKKILGITDKYRLRIKKILIKAKEEDFLRDDIDIDTASFAFFGLIRSASAHFALTNYKNPPISKFYTLWNIYFHGIEKTKSFNK; the protein is encoded by the coding sequence ATGAAAAGAAAAGCGTCGTCGCAAAGGAAAATCGAGATTATTAGCTCAGCTGCCGAAATACTTATTTTAAAAGGCTTACAAGATTTAACCATAAAAAATTTAGCACAACGAAACAAGATTTCGGAAAGCGCTATTTATCGTCATTTTAAAGACAAGCAGTCGATTCTTATTGGGTTGATTGACCAGTTTGAGAATGACCTTCTTTTTGTTATCGATCAACCTATAAAGAATCACCAAAATCCTATTGAGCAATTAAAAGAAATTATGAGAGCGCATATTGTGTTCGCGCAAAAAAAGAAAAGTTTGCTGTTTGCCGTTACTTCAACTGCGATTCATCTTAAGGATGATTTTTTAAGAAAGAAAATATTAGGCATAACGGATAAGTATCGATTACGAATAAAAAAGATACTTATAAAAGCAAAAGAAGAAGATTTTTTACGTGATGATATTGATATTGATACGGCTAGTTTTGCTTTTTTTGGGCTTATTCGATCAGCTAGTGCACATTTTGCTTTAACCAATTATAAGAATCCACCAATTAGTAAGTTTTATACATTATGGAATATTTATTTCCACGGTATTGAAAAAACAAAAAGTTTTAATAAATAA
- a CDS encoding SPOR domain-containing protein: MEYKESLLKKIFSWTNIGFVVLFMILIFFVAQLLESWKPEEPSVPEEISEQEDFFPEEIDQKIVEVQQEDEVFLQPLIEKKFLVQVASFQDKKRSDTAIEELKKKGYAPFVETKDLNEKGIWYRVYADGFETKDQAQSFLDMVKKDYPGSFIRKM; this comes from the coding sequence ATGGAATATAAAGAAAGTCTTTTAAAAAAAATTTTTTCATGGACCAATATTGGGTTTGTTGTTCTTTTTATGATTTTAATCTTTTTTGTAGCCCAATTGCTTGAATCATGGAAGCCAGAGGAGCCTTCGGTTCCTGAGGAGATCAGCGAACAAGAAGATTTTTTTCCCGAGGAGATAGATCAAAAAATCGTTGAGGTGCAGCAAGAGGATGAAGTTTTTTTGCAACCTTTGATAGAAAAGAAATTTCTTGTTCAGGTTGCGTCATTTCAGGATAAAAAAAGATCTGATACAGCTATTGAAGAGTTAAAAAAGAAAGGTTATGCGCCTTTTGTTGAGACAAAAGATTTAAACGAAAAAGGGATTTGGTATCGCGTTTATGCTGATGGATTTGAAACCAAAGACCAAGCCCAGAGCTTTTTGGATATGGTTAAAAAAGATTATCCAGGGTCTTTCATTCGGAAGATGTAG
- a CDS encoding class I SAM-dependent methyltransferase: MKQWYEELYVNYGNKYDSECFVKGTFGECDFIEKEINGNKSLKIIDIGCGTGRHTIELTKRGYNVTGVDLSDSLLQRAREKAQEQSLEINFQQQDARKLLFEGDFDLAIMLCEAGFSLMETDEMNFEILKNATKALKDNGKLIFTTLNGLFPLFHSVKEFYESQAKEGNAQCKDCTFDLMTFRDHNTAVFEDDCGNKKELKCNERYYVPSEITWLLKSLGYKKIDIFGAKLGEFSREHKLTTEDFEMLVVAEK, encoded by the coding sequence ATGAAGCAATGGTATGAAGAATTATATGTAAATTATGGAAATAAATACGACAGCGAGTGTTTTGTGAAGGGAACGTTTGGCGAGTGCGACTTTATTGAGAAAGAGATTAATGGGAATAAATCATTAAAGATTATTGATATTGGTTGCGGTACTGGTCGTCATACGATTGAGCTCACAAAAAGAGGGTATAATGTGACAGGGGTAGATCTGTCTGATTCGCTACTTCAAAGGGCGAGGGAAAAAGCACAAGAACAATCCTTGGAGATTAATTTTCAACAGCAAGATGCAAGGAAGCTTCTTTTTGAAGGTGATTTTGATCTTGCGATTATGCTGTGTGAAGCAGGTTTTTCTCTTATGGAAACGGACGAGATGAATTTTGAGATTCTTAAGAATGCTACGAAGGCATTAAAAGATAACGGCAAGTTGATCTTTACTACGCTAAACGGTTTATTCCCGCTGTTCCATTCGGTTAAAGAATTTTATGAATCGCAAGCTAAAGAAGGAAACGCTCAATGTAAGGACTGCACTTTTGATCTGATGACGTTTCGCGATCACAATACCGCTGTTTTTGAAGACGATTGCGGAAATAAGAAAGAACTCAAATGCAACGAGCGCTATTATGTGCCGAGTGAGATTACGTGGCTTTTGAAATCGTTGGGGTATAAGAAAATTGATATATTTGGAGCAAAGCTGGGGGAATTTTCGAGGGAGCATAAATTAACCACAGAAGATTTTGAGATGCTTGTTGTTGCTGAGAAATAA
- a CDS encoding helix-turn-helix transcriptional regulator, protein MAKKFKSVQDMVKSLSEDKEFDQQFDEQVNKRRLSRFLFVLRNQKGMTQKQMAQKLGCTQSRISKIEHAEDMDLTVKDLLDYGRVLDMNINFNFAPRNLKIVDLIRFHLHAIHQLIKRLVKLSGDDDQMGLGVLKAMRNTTDTFADNLLSNLKDLIAAQAKSNKFKKEMFTVSEISGDFEEQDQKELAHK, encoded by the coding sequence ATGGCTAAAAAATTTAAAAGTGTTCAGGACATGGTGAAATCTTTGTCTGAGGATAAAGAATTTGACCAGCAGTTTGATGAACAAGTCAACAAGCGCCGGTTGTCCCGGTTTTTGTTCGTTTTGCGTAATCAAAAGGGGATGACACAAAAACAAATGGCTCAAAAGCTCGGATGCACACAAAGCCGGATTTCCAAGATCGAGCATGCTGAGGATATGGATTTGACGGTTAAAGATTTGTTGGATTACGGCAGGGTTTTGGATATGAACATCAATTTTAACTTTGCGCCACGGAATCTGAAGATCGTTGATTTGATTCGTTTTCATTTGCACGCCATTCATCAGTTGATCAAACGGCTGGTGAAGCTTTCAGGTGACGATGATCAGATGGGTCTGGGGGTTCTCAAGGCCATGAGAAACACGACAGACACTTTCGCGGACAATTTATTATCTAATTTGAAGGATTTGATCGCGGCGCAGGCAAAATCAAACAAGTTTAAGAAGGAAATGTTCACGGTTTCCGAGATTAGCGGCGATTTTGAGGAGCAGGATCAGAAAGAGCTTGCTCATAAATAA
- the pbpC gene encoding penicillin-binding protein 1C, with protein MKRINLKKLFNGLCVLTVTACVLSVAGYVAILKFVPFPYTAIEKIGYSRTILDREGNLLRAFLGEGDRWLLPVDLDEVNPNFVNATIAIEDKRFYEHFGVDVQAVLRAVKLNVANQRVISGASTLSMQVIRILEGRKRSFLNKIIETVHAIHLERLYTKDEILRFYFELAPYGGNIHGVKAASLRYFQKLPQDLSLSECALLAGLPQSPTYLRPDRYPDRAKQRRDRVLSSMLENKFITDEEYRIAKSDPVVAGNYAFPFKAPHFTRFVRVNSKEQTVVTSLDSDLQHFAETAIKDMVVRLESSGVSNGAVVIIENKTGKIRAMAGSVDFFSDENSGQINGALSLRCPGSALKPFTYAIGFDKGLYTPRMILADVPVQYNGYRPLDYDKKYRGPVSVREALVDSLNIPAVEVLDKVGYQNLYSTLKKTGVTTLSKPPSHYGLALTLGSGDVNLLELTNAYTSFARLGVFKPYSFLEGGDAVEGKRVFSQGASFLVADILSDSNRFKDTQYHHDKTHPKFAFKTGTSYGHRDAWTIGFNPEYTVGVWLGNFSGKSSKALVGLPTAAPVVARVFDHVYAKKQAPWYDKPDSIGERDVCALSGKPATALSPVVVKDYFIKGVSVSLPSDMHKKIAIDKETGLALDDQLKQEREYTEEVFEIWPQKLQTWAKQNRANYHEPPRYLEQDSRLVNLDKNRPKIISPSHGTEYFKLNNQMNDQLALLADAGFDSGALFWFVDDKFYQKSSAGQKVFWNMMDGDHKIAVVDANGRSAFVKIVVR; from the coding sequence ATGAAAAGAATCAACCTTAAAAAATTATTCAATGGTTTGTGTGTCTTGACAGTGACGGCGTGTGTGCTGTCTGTGGCGGGATATGTTGCTATTTTAAAGTTTGTGCCGTTTCCGTATACCGCAATCGAGAAGATTGGCTATTCGCGCACGATTCTCGACAGGGAAGGGAATTTGTTAAGGGCTTTTCTCGGTGAAGGAGATAGATGGCTTTTGCCGGTAGATCTTGATGAGGTAAACCCGAATTTTGTCAATGCCACGATCGCCATTGAGGATAAGCGGTTTTACGAGCATTTTGGTGTGGATGTTCAGGCGGTCTTGCGGGCGGTTAAGCTGAATGTGGCGAATCAGCGGGTGATTTCCGGGGCATCGACGTTAAGCATGCAGGTGATCAGAATTTTGGAAGGAAGGAAACGGAGTTTCCTCAATAAGATCATTGAGACGGTTCACGCGATACATCTTGAGAGACTGTATACGAAGGATGAGATCTTAAGGTTTTATTTTGAGCTTGCGCCTTATGGCGGGAATATCCACGGGGTCAAAGCCGCGTCCTTGCGGTATTTTCAGAAATTGCCTCAAGATTTGAGTTTGTCTGAATGCGCGCTTTTGGCAGGGCTTCCGCAATCCCCCACTTATCTAAGACCGGATCGTTATCCTGATCGGGCTAAACAGCGACGTGATCGTGTTCTTTCGAGCATGTTGGAGAATAAGTTTATTACAGACGAGGAATACAGGATCGCCAAATCTGATCCTGTTGTCGCGGGTAATTACGCGTTTCCATTTAAGGCTCCGCATTTTACGCGTTTTGTCAGAGTCAATTCTAAAGAACAAACGGTTGTGACAAGCCTTGATTCCGATCTTCAGCATTTTGCCGAGACCGCGATTAAAGACATGGTTGTCCGTTTGGAATCAAGCGGTGTGTCCAATGGCGCGGTGGTGATCATTGAAAATAAAACGGGGAAAATACGTGCGATGGCAGGTTCTGTTGATTTTTTCTCTGATGAGAATTCCGGGCAAATCAATGGGGCATTAAGTCTGCGCTGTCCCGGCTCGGCACTCAAGCCGTTTACATACGCGATCGGTTTTGACAAGGGATTGTATACGCCTCGAATGATTTTGGCGGATGTACCTGTTCAATATAACGGCTATCGTCCGCTTGATTATGACAAGAAATACCGCGGGCCGGTATCTGTCCGTGAGGCGCTGGTGGATTCGCTAAATATTCCAGCTGTCGAGGTGCTTGATAAGGTGGGGTATCAGAATCTTTATTCTACGCTTAAGAAAACCGGGGTGACTACGCTATCTAAACCGCCTTCACATTATGGGTTGGCGTTGACATTGGGGTCGGGGGACGTGAATCTGCTTGAACTGACCAATGCGTATACGTCATTCGCGCGTCTTGGCGTCTTTAAGCCGTATAGTTTTCTTGAGGGTGGAGATGCTGTTGAGGGAAAGCGGGTTTTCTCGCAAGGCGCTTCATTCTTGGTCGCGGATATTTTGTCAGATTCAAATCGGTTTAAGGATACGCAATATCATCACGATAAAACGCATCCGAAATTTGCCTTTAAGACAGGCACATCATACGGGCATCGAGACGCTTGGACAATAGGCTTTAATCCGGAATATACCGTCGGTGTTTGGCTTGGAAATTTTTCAGGCAAGTCCTCCAAGGCTCTTGTTGGTCTGCCAACCGCGGCTCCAGTTGTGGCGAGGGTGTTTGATCATGTATACGCGAAGAAGCAGGCGCCATGGTATGACAAGCCTGATTCTATTGGAGAACGAGACGTTTGCGCTTTAAGCGGAAAGCCTGCGACGGCATTATCGCCGGTTGTTGTGAAGGATTATTTTATTAAGGGCGTGAGTGTGAGCCTGCCGTCGGATATGCATAAAAAGATCGCCATTGATAAAGAAACAGGTTTGGCGCTTGATGATCAGTTGAAGCAGGAGCGAGAGTATACAGAAGAAGTTTTTGAGATTTGGCCGCAGAAGTTGCAGACATGGGCTAAGCAGAATCGAGCTAATTATCACGAGCCTCCACGGTATTTAGAGCAAGACAGCAGATTGGTGAATTTAGATAAGAATCGTCCGAAAATTATTTCTCCGTCTCATGGGACGGAATATTTTAAATTGAATAATCAGATGAATGATCAGTTGGCTTTGCTTGCGGACGCGGGGTTTGATAGCGGCGCGCTTTTTTGGTTTGTGGATGACAAGTTTTATCAGAAAAGCAGTGCGGGGCAGAAGGTGTTTTGGAATATGATGGATGGTGATCATAAGATCGCGGTTGTTGATGCCAACGGCAGAAGCGCATTTGTTAAAATTGTGGTGAGATAG